The following proteins come from a genomic window of Deinococcus sp. YIM 134068:
- a CDS encoding GNAT family N-acetyltransferase, translated as MPVLHDVPPTDQRVIDLMNAQQRELRAIYQDTDERTEPFDPAILSGEGCVLLAVEEDGALLSCGALKRIEPDAAEVKRMYTVPEARGRGLGRQILAALIERGREQGYARLVLETGDLQAEAIHLYESAGFGRIPNYGYYVGMENSLCYELPLRME; from the coding sequence ATGCCCGTCCTGCACGACGTTCCGCCGACCGATCAGCGCGTCATTGACCTGATGAATGCCCAGCAGCGCGAGTTGCGGGCGATCTATCAGGACACCGACGAGCGCACGGAGCCGTTCGACCCGGCCATCCTTTCCGGGGAGGGTTGCGTGCTCTTGGCGGTAGAGGAAGACGGCGCGTTGCTGTCCTGCGGTGCCTTGAAGCGCATCGAGCCGGACGCGGCGGAGGTCAAGCGCATGTACACGGTGCCGGAGGCGCGGGGGCGTGGCCTGGGCCGTCAAATCCTCGCCGCCCTCATCGAGCGGGGGCGTGAGCAGGGCTACGCGCGGCTGGTGCTGGAGACCGGGGATTTGCAGGCGGAAGCCATCCACCTCTACGAGTCCGCAGGCTTTGGGCGCATCCCGAACTACGGGTATTACGTGGGGATGGAGAACAGCCTGTGCTACGAGTTGCCGCTGAGAATGGAATAG
- a CDS encoding LLM class flavin-dependent oxidoreductase: MTQPSPSEFLWFLQLSRDGEFIGTREKPPRRPTLPYISSLITTAGEAGFTGLLTATNYHSEHENYTAAVAALARTAATDPALLIAVRPGMFHPAMYAKMLATLQNLFPGRVRVNIVTGSSPAENAMYGDFEPHAQRYERTREFMTILRQLWTQPPPVSYRSELFAFENAVLDPPPAQPIPIYFGGASPVAQRIAADLADVYLMWGEREDMLAERIAQMRALEAETGRPLRYGLRTHVIVRETEEEAWRAAERLISRVDPEVRRAFVESYKHVDGVGQLRQIEMLRGLGEGNLLVEPGLWAGVGMARSGVGVALIGTPEQVAAKIRRYEDMGFSSFIFSGYPHLEEARRFGELVMPLLKGEGDGEARRIHTETVAPVA, from the coding sequence ATGACCCAACCCTCCCCCTCCGAATTCCTCTGGTTTCTCCAACTCTCCCGTGACGGCGAGTTCATCGGCACGCGGGAGAAACCGCCGCGCAGGCCCACGCTGCCCTACATCTCCAGCCTGATCACGACGGCGGGCGAGGCGGGCTTCACGGGGCTGCTGACGGCCACGAACTACCACAGCGAGCACGAGAACTACACGGCGGCGGTGGCGGCCCTCGCGCGGACGGCGGCGACGGACCCCGCCCTTCTGATCGCGGTGCGGCCCGGCATGTTCCACCCGGCGATGTACGCGAAGATGCTCGCCACGCTGCAAAACCTCTTTCCGGGGCGGGTGCGCGTGAACATCGTGACGGGGAGCAGCCCCGCCGAGAACGCGATGTACGGCGACTTCGAACCGCACGCGCAGAGGTATGAACGGACGCGCGAGTTCATGACCATCCTGCGGCAACTCTGGACGCAGCCGCCGCCCGTGAGCTACCGCTCGGAGCTGTTCGCCTTCGAGAACGCGGTGCTGGACCCGCCGCCCGCGCAGCCCATCCCGATCTACTTCGGGGGCGCGTCGCCCGTCGCGCAGCGCATCGCCGCCGACCTCGCCGACGTGTACCTGATGTGGGGCGAGCGGGAGGACATGCTGGCCGAGCGCATAGCGCAGATGCGGGCGCTGGAGGCGGAGACGGGAAGGCCGTTGCGCTATGGCCTGCGAACCCACGTCATCGTCCGGGAGACGGAGGAGGAGGCGTGGCGGGCCGCCGAACGCCTGATCTCGCGGGTGGACCCCGAGGTGCGCCGGGCCTTTGTGGAGAGCTACAAGCATGTGGACGGCGTGGGCCAACTGCGCCAGATCGAGATGTTGCGCGGGCTGGGGGAAGGCAACCTCCTCGTCGAACCGGGCCTGTGGGCGGGCGTCGGCATGGCCCGGAGTGGGGTGGGCGTCGCGCTGATCGGCACCCCGGAGCAGGTGGCGGCCAAGATTCGACGGTACGAAGACATGGGCTTCTCGTCTTTCATCTTCAGCGGCTACCCGCATCTGGAGGAGGCGCGGCGCTTCGGCGAACTCGTGATGCCGCTCCTCAAGGGAGAGGGGGATGGGGAAGCGCGGCGGATTCACACGGAGACGGTGGCCCCGGTGGCGTAG
- a CDS encoding DUF2243 domain-containing protein — protein MVTREARREVGSSADRRRWVTGGVLLGLGLGGFFDGIVIHQLLQWHHMVSEVHPPNTLENLRLNTLADGLFHAATWVFTLLGAFLLWSGLRGSHATWRTSAFVGTLLFGWGLFNVVEGLIDHQILGVHHVRPGPYQLAYDLGFLAWGAAMLLVGRALMRRTSTNEGGP, from the coding sequence ATGGTCACACGGGAGGCGCGGCGAGAGGTGGGGTCGTCGGCAGATCGGCGGCGCTGGGTGACGGGTGGCGTGCTGCTCGGACTGGGGTTGGGGGGCTTTTTCGACGGAATCGTGATTCACCAGCTTCTGCAATGGCACCACATGGTCAGCGAGGTCCACCCGCCGAACACGCTGGAGAACTTGCGCCTCAACACCCTCGCCGACGGCCTGTTCCACGCGGCGACGTGGGTGTTCACGTTGCTGGGAGCGTTCCTGCTCTGGAGTGGACTGCGGGGCAGCCACGCGACCTGGCGCACGTCCGCCTTCGTCGGCACGCTGCTCTTCGGCTGGGGCTTGTTCAACGTGGTGGAGGGCCTGATCGACCACCAGATTCTCGGCGTCCACCACGTCCGTCCCGGTCCATATCAGCTCGCCTACGACCTCGGCTTCCTCGCCTGGGGTGCCGCGATGCTTCTCGTGGGCCGGGCGCTGATGCGGCGAACTTCTACCAACGAGGGAGGGCCTTGA
- a CDS encoding cyclin-dependent kinase inhibitor 3 family protein produces the protein MSTSETHPLRVDWVETGLWPGRLGLTFAPGKKGASVLQVGVVHDRDLSADLARLAGEGVNVLAPLIEPHEFELLGITDYHALVEEHGLTLLACPIRDRDVPADLPEFTAFLDELMDALLDGRRVVVHCRGGLGRAGLTAACLLVQAGMPPEQAIARVREARPGTIETEAQAEFVHEFARG, from the coding sequence GTGTCCACGAGCGAGACCCACCCCCTGCGGGTGGACTGGGTGGAGACGGGGCTGTGGCCGGGCCGCCTCGGCCTCACCTTCGCGCCGGGCAAGAAGGGCGCGAGCGTGCTTCAGGTGGGCGTCGTCCACGACCGCGACCTGAGCGCGGACCTTGCGCGGCTGGCAGGTGAGGGCGTGAACGTGCTCGCCCCCCTCATCGAACCCCACGAGTTCGAGCTGCTGGGCATCACCGATTACCACGCGCTCGTGGAGGAACACGGCCTGACCCTCCTCGCCTGCCCCATCCGTGACCGGGACGTGCCCGCCGACTTGCCCGAGTTCACGGCCTTCCTCGACGAACTCATGGACGCCCTGCTCGACGGTCGCCGTGTGGTCGTCCACTGCCGGGGCGGGCTGGGGCGCGCGGGGCTGACTGCCGCGTGCCTCCTCGTGCAGGCGGGGATGCCGCCGGAACAGGCCATCGCGCGGGTGCGGGAGGCCCGGCCCGGCACCATCGAGACCGAGGCGCAGGCGGAGTTCGTCCACGAGTTCGCGCGGGGCTGA
- the hemB gene encoding porphobilinogen synthase, which translates to MLDRPRRLRRTAGLRAMTREVTLTPQHFIHPIFVHEEDTEQPIATMPGVSRHSVGGAVEQAREAQGLGIPAVILFGIPDHKDPQGSGAYAEGGVIQRAAAAIKAALPGMTVVTDTCLCEYTDHGHCGPLCQTGDGEWTVDNDAALALLAQTAVSQARAGADVVAPSAMMDGQVCAIRAALDEAGFSHVPVMAYAVKYASAYYGPFRDAAGSTPSVGNRASYQMDPAGGMREALREARLDVEQGADFLMVKPALAYLDMVRLLRDSFDLPLVAYNVSGEYALIKAAAEAGYMDERRTVLETLTGMRRAGADTIITYHALDAARWLREG; encoded by the coding sequence ATGCTCGACCGCCCCCGCCGCCTGCGCCGCACCGCCGGTCTGCGCGCCATGACCCGCGAGGTCACGCTGACGCCGCAGCACTTCATCCACCCCATCTTTGTCCACGAGGAGGACACCGAGCAGCCCATCGCCACCATGCCCGGCGTGAGCCGCCACAGCGTCGGGGGGGCGGTGGAGCAGGCGAGGGAGGCCCAGGGCCTCGGCATCCCCGCCGTCATCCTCTTCGGCATCCCCGACCACAAGGACCCCCAGGGCAGCGGGGCCTACGCCGAGGGCGGCGTCATCCAGCGCGCGGCGGCGGCGATCAAGGCGGCGCTCCCCGGCATGACCGTCGTCACCGACACCTGCCTGTGCGAGTACACCGATCACGGCCACTGCGGGCCGCTGTGCCAGACGGGGGACGGTGAGTGGACCGTGGACAACGACGCGGCCCTCGCCCTGCTGGCGCAGACCGCTGTCTCGCAGGCGCGGGCGGGCGCGGACGTGGTGGCCCCCTCGGCCATGATGGACGGGCAGGTCTGCGCGATCCGGGCGGCGCTGGACGAGGCGGGCTTCTCCCACGTGCCCGTGATGGCCTACGCCGTGAAGTACGCCTCGGCCTACTACGGCCCCTTCCGCGACGCGGCGGGCAGCACCCCCAGCGTGGGCAACCGCGCGTCCTACCAGATGGACCCGGCGGGCGGCATGCGCGAGGCGTTGCGCGAGGCACGGCTGGACGTGGAGCAGGGGGCCGACTTCCTGATGGTCAAACCCGCGCTCGCCTACCTCGACATGGTGCGGCTGTTGCGCGACTCGTTCGACCTGCCGCTCGTCGCCTACAACGTGAGCGGTGAGTACGCGCTCATCAAGGCCGCCGCAGAGGCCGGGTACATGGACGAGCGCCGCACCGTGCTGGAGACCCTGACCGGGATGCGCCGTGCCGGGGCCGACACGATCATCACGTACCACGCGCTCGACGCCGCGCGCTGGCTGCGGGAGGGCTGA